The proteins below come from a single Oxyura jamaicensis isolate SHBP4307 breed ruddy duck chromosome 1, BPBGC_Ojam_1.0, whole genome shotgun sequence genomic window:
- the SLC46A3 gene encoding solute carrier family 46 member 3 isoform X1, whose translation MRKVFFVEPVIFIYMFASYLTSPVVQQFIYRRLWEEEYNSTFISSSNTSYCEQNKSSPAYIKQKGVQEKTSLFNMQLDLTGAVPSLIVAFIIVANGDRQGRKRSLVLPSMGALIADIFRILISYFSLSLSILFAVTFISGLFGSMATFLGGGFAYIADLCHDEKQKTTRIAVVDLIFGIVSGLAGLSSGYILREIGFTWTFVTASLLHVVNIIYIIFFLEDTVSISETQQQAQVSCKELLKETFSGVYMLFKTAPSKKRILIIVLLFTFMTYLFTVFGGSSLFTLYELDEPLCWNEVYIGYGAAAFTSVSMTSFLGVYFFSKCLKDIYIVFIGIFSYVGGIVMAAFAKTTLLMFLVRVPSLLCLMPVPVLRSMLSKVVLASEQGAVFACIACLEVVTGTISLSVFNVLYAATVAWFSGFSFLLSAGLCLIPLSALCWLLCTSWNGEDLALLVPDEVSSIDSVDS comes from the exons ATGAGGAAGGTTTTCTTCGTGGAGCCGGTCATTTTCATCTACATGTTTGCTTCCTACTTGACCAGCCCCGTGGTGCAGCAGTTTATTTACCGCAGGCTGTGGGAAGAGGAGTACAATTCCACTTTCATAAGCAGCAGCAATACCAGTTACTGCGAGCAAAACAAAAGTAGCCCGGCTTATATCAAGCAGAAG ggAGTTCAAGAAAAGACTTCTCTATTTAATATGCAGCTGGACTTAACTGGGGCAGTTCCCAGCCTTATAGTTGCCTTTATCATTGTAGCTAACGGCGATCGCCAGGGACGAAAAAGATCTTTAGTTTTACCATCAATGGGAGCTTTGATTGCAGATATTTTCCGGATTTTAAtatcatatttttccttgtcaCTCTCTATCCTATTTGCGGTCACGTTTATTTCTGGACTGTTTGGGAGTATGGCAACTTTTCTTGGAGGAGGCTTTGCTTATATAGCAGATCTGTGTCAtgatgagaagcagaaaacaacGCGAATAGCTGTGGTTGACTTGATTTTTGGAATTGTATCTGGATTGGCAGGACTGTCTTCTGGCTACATTTTAAGAGAAATAGGCTTTACGTGGACATTTGTGACAGCATCTCTGCTTCATGTTGTCAATATTAtctatattatattttttctggaagacACAGTAAGCATATCTGAAACCCAGCAACAGGCACAAGTATCTTGTAAAGAACttctaaaagaaacattttctggagtgtacatgctttttaaaactgcCCCTTctaaaaagagaattttaataATTGTGTTACTTTTTACATTTATGACTTATTTGTTTACTGTGTTTGGTGGGAGCTCACTTTTTACACTATATGAACTGGATGAGCCACTCTGCTGGAATGAAGTATACATTGGATATGGAGCGGCTGCATTCACTTCTGTCTCCATGACCAGTTTTTTAGgagtttactttttttcaaaatgtctcaAAGACatttatattgtatttattgGGATATTTTCTTACGTTGGAGGAATAGTCATGGCTGCCTTCGCCAAAACAACCCTGCTCATGTTTCTAG TAAGAGTGCCATCTTTACTCTGCCTTATGCCTGTTCCTGTTCTCCGATCCATGCTGTCAAAAGTGGTTCTCGCCAGCGAACAGG GTGCTGTGTTTGCTTGTATTGCCTGTTTAGAAGTTGTGACCGGCACTATTtcactttcagtttttaatgttCTCTATGCAGCTACCGTTGCATGGTTTTCAGGCTTTAGCTTCCTCTTATCAGCAGGCCTTTGTCTAATTCCACTGAGTGCACTGTG
- the SLC46A3 gene encoding solute carrier family 46 member 3 isoform X2: MRKVFFVEPVIFIYMFASYLTSPVVQQFIYRRLWEEEYNSTFISSSNTSYCEQNKSSPAYIKQKGVQEKTSLFNMQLDLTGAVPSLIVAFIIVANGDRQGRKRSLVLPSMGALIADIFRILISYFSLSLSILFAVTFISGLFGSMATFLGGGFAYIADLCHDEKQKTTRIAVVDLIFGIVSGLAGLSSGYILREIGFTWTFVTASLLHVVNIIYIIFFLEDTVSISETQQQAQVSCKELLKETFSGVYMLFKTAPSKKRILIIVLLFTFMTYLFTVFGGSSLFTLYELDEPLCWNEVYIGYGAAAFTSVSMTSFLGVYFFSKCLKDIYIVFIGIFSYVGGIVMAAFAKTTLLMFLVRVPSLLCLMPVPVLRSMLSKVVLASEQAGFCAQAGMGRTWLCLYLTKYPA; encoded by the exons ATGAGGAAGGTTTTCTTCGTGGAGCCGGTCATTTTCATCTACATGTTTGCTTCCTACTTGACCAGCCCCGTGGTGCAGCAGTTTATTTACCGCAGGCTGTGGGAAGAGGAGTACAATTCCACTTTCATAAGCAGCAGCAATACCAGTTACTGCGAGCAAAACAAAAGTAGCCCGGCTTATATCAAGCAGAAG ggAGTTCAAGAAAAGACTTCTCTATTTAATATGCAGCTGGACTTAACTGGGGCAGTTCCCAGCCTTATAGTTGCCTTTATCATTGTAGCTAACGGCGATCGCCAGGGACGAAAAAGATCTTTAGTTTTACCATCAATGGGAGCTTTGATTGCAGATATTTTCCGGATTTTAAtatcatatttttccttgtcaCTCTCTATCCTATTTGCGGTCACGTTTATTTCTGGACTGTTTGGGAGTATGGCAACTTTTCTTGGAGGAGGCTTTGCTTATATAGCAGATCTGTGTCAtgatgagaagcagaaaacaacGCGAATAGCTGTGGTTGACTTGATTTTTGGAATTGTATCTGGATTGGCAGGACTGTCTTCTGGCTACATTTTAAGAGAAATAGGCTTTACGTGGACATTTGTGACAGCATCTCTGCTTCATGTTGTCAATATTAtctatattatattttttctggaagacACAGTAAGCATATCTGAAACCCAGCAACAGGCACAAGTATCTTGTAAAGAACttctaaaagaaacattttctggagtgtacatgctttttaaaactgcCCCTTctaaaaagagaattttaataATTGTGTTACTTTTTACATTTATGACTTATTTGTTTACTGTGTTTGGTGGGAGCTCACTTTTTACACTATATGAACTGGATGAGCCACTCTGCTGGAATGAAGTATACATTGGATATGGAGCGGCTGCATTCACTTCTGTCTCCATGACCAGTTTTTTAGgagtttactttttttcaaaatgtctcaAAGACatttatattgtatttattgGGATATTTTCTTACGTTGGAGGAATAGTCATGGCTGCCTTCGCCAAAACAACCCTGCTCATGTTTCTAG TAAGAGTGCCATCTTTACTCTGCCTTATGCCTGTTCCTGTTCTCCGATCCATGCTGTCAAAAGTGGTTCTCGCCAGCGAACAGG